The genomic DNA CGGCCTCGCGGGTCACCAGCTTCAGATACAGCAGCATGTCGCGCAGCGCGCGCTCCGGCGCGGCATGCCGGTGCAGCAGCCCGTGGCCGTCGCGCCAGTCGCGCAGCCGCCGGGCGCCCAGCGGGCGGCCCTGGATGTCGAGCACCTGGTGCACCAGCCGCTCGACGACCTCCGGGTCGCGCGGCGCGGGCAGGTCGGCGAGCCGCCACAGCGCGCTCAGCCGGTCGAGCGCGCCCCAGGCGCCGAACCGCGCCGGGCCCAGCGCGCGCTGCAGGTCGGTCCAGGAGGTGCGTTCGTCGTCGATGCCGTGGTGGCGGTACCAGTGCCAGGCGTCGTGCAGCCGCATCAGCTCGCGGTACGGCTCGGGGCCCAGGCCGGTCGCGCCGGGCAGCAGGTGCTCGGGCGAGAGCGCGTGGAGTTCGTCGAGGGACACGGCGGTGCCGCCGCCGGTGCCGCTGCGGTAGCGGGCCTTGACGACGCCGACGACCTCGCCGCGGCCCAGGTGCAGTACGGGCCCGCCGGAGGCGCCGCGGCGGATCGGGGTGGGGGTGCCGAGCAGGATCTGCTGCCCGTTGCGCCCGGCGAACTCGGCGCTGAGCAGCGCCGCGTCGACGTCGTCACCGCTCCCGGCGCCAGCGCGCCCGGGGGCGCTGAGGAGGACGGCCTGGTCGAGGAAGTCGTCGTAGCGGTCGCCGAGCCAGACGGGTTCGCTGCCCGCCGGGGGCCGGGCGACGGGCTGGACACCCGCCTGAACGCCTGGCTGGGCGCCCGTCTGGGCACCGGACAGGGCCGGGTACGGCAGCCCGTACCGCGCTTCGCCGCCCGGGACACCCACGCCCGCGCCTTCGGCCCCGACCGGCAACAGCCGTACCAGGGCCAGATCCGGCCCCACCTGCATCACCGCTTCGGCGAACGTCTCGTCCCGTGCTTCCGGATCGCTGCCCATCCGCGCGGCGGTGCTGTCCGGCGACGGCATGCTGTACTCCACCCGCCCCGGCACCGTACGCCCGCCCACGACCACGCCGATCAGCTCGCCCGGCGCCGTACCGCGCCGCCAGCCGTCGGGGTGGACGAAGACGTGCGCGCAGGTCAGCACCCACTCCGGCGCGACGAGGAACCCGCTGCCCCACAGCGACCCGTCCTCGGAACCGGGCGCCGCCCGGATGTCGACGGTCGCCGCGGCGGCCAGTTTGCAGAGCTGGTAACGCGCGTAGTCCGCCGCCTCGCTGCTCTCGATCGGAACCCTCATACCGGTGCAGACGCCGTGGAAGACGTGCCGGATGCACCAGATGCAGCCGTATCGGACGCGGCGGTCGATGCGGTAGGGGACTCGGCTCCTGAGGGCCCGGCCGGGCGCGAACCGGGCTGCCAGGTCAGGGTGACCGACAGTTGGGCCGTGGTGTTCGCGTCGGCGAGCAGCGCGATCGCCTTCCCCGTCCCCGCGGAGATCTCCACGCCGAACGTCACGCTCACCTCGTCCGGCGCGGCGGCCGCGGCGGCGGCCCGTACGGAGGCGGCCACTCCGCCGACGAGGGGCGTGAGCCCGGCGACCCGGGAGGTCAACCGGCTCCAGTCGGCGACGGGTTCGAGGTCGGCATCGTCGTCGGCGTCCGCGAAGTCCGCGTCGAGGCCCTCTTCGACGCCGGGGTCGACGTCCAGCCCGGCGCCCCGGCGGGCGCCCCCGGGCGCCGGCACTCCCGCCCGCGCCCCCGCCGCGACGCGCTCGTCGAGCGGCGTCGCCCGGACCCACACCTCGGTGCCGTCCGGCAGAGTCACGCGCTGCGGCAGGTTGCTGCTCATCCGGTTCCCCCGACTACGCTCGGTGCCCAATGCACCGACATTAGTCCGCGGACCGCCGCCCCGCGACGGTACCCGCGGCCGCACGCCGGTCAGCCGCCCCCGGTGAGCGATACTGAACCGGTCACTTCCCCCCGTTCCGGAGCACCCACCATGTACTTCACCGACCGCGGTATCGAGGAGCTGGAGAAGCGGCGCGGCGAGGAGGAAGTCACCTTCGAGTGGCTCGCCGAGCAGTTGCGCACGTTCGTGGACCTGAACCCGGAATTCGAGGTCCCGGTCGAGCGCCTGGCCACCTGGCTGGCCCGCCTCGACGACGAGGACGAGGAGTAGGCGCAGGAGCGGGCCGCACCGGTCACAGCCTGCCGAGCGCGATCCCGTGCCACGTCCATCCCGCTTCGAGGACAGTGGTCAGCAGCGGCTGCTTCAGTTCCGACGGATCGAAGCGGAACGTCTCGGTCGCGCCGAGCCTGCCGTCCTCACCCCGCCCGATCGTCCACTGCCGCGAAACCATGCGCATCTGCCCGCGGGAGTTACGTGCCCGGCAGCGCCACTCTCGCCGCGCCGCCCGACCAGGGCATTCCAGACTTCCGCGGCGGAGCGCGGGGGGACTCCCCCGGCGGGGTACCGAATGCGGTGCCGCCTGTCGAAAATGCCCATCAACCCACCCCGTGCACGACGGCCGTCGACGTACGTCTCCCACGCCGGGCCCTGCCCGTGAGCGGCGGCGGGGGGACCTACTGGACCATACTGAGCCCGTCAGGTGCCGTCTACCGGCGATTCAGGCGTACGCCCCGCCTTGCTCGCCCGCCTCGACGAGAGGACGACGCGAGTGGACGGCGCCCCCACACCGGACTCGCCCCGGGGCTCACGCTTGACTTCCGTGCACCGCGATATATCGTGTCTTGGCGGAGACGCGATATGTTGCGTTGGGTGTGAGCGCTCGCCAGAGCCCGAGTCAGGAGGCCGTGGATGTCGGTGCAGCTTGTGGCCGATCCCCAGACCCTCGCTTTCGAGGAGCCGGTCACGGCCCTGAAGGTGCGGATCGTCAACGGGGCCGTGCACGTCGTCGGGACCCACGACGACACCGGCCGGCCGGGCGCGGCGCGCCTGGAGGTCAGCGAGATCGAGGGCCCGCCGCTGCGCGTCTCACTGGAGAACGGCGAGCTGACGGTCGCGTACGAGGACCTGCCCTGGCGCGGCTTCCTGAAGTGGCTCGACCGCAAGGGCTGGCGCCGCCGCGTCGTCGTCTCCCTCGCCGTGCCGGCCACCGCCCGCGTCGAGGTCGGCGTCGTCGGCGCCGACGCGGTCGTCTCGGGCATCGCGGGCCGTACGGACGTACGCGGCGTCAGCGGTGGCGCCACCCTCGTCGGGCTCTCCGGCCCGGTCCGCGCGGACACGGTCTCGGGGGAGCTGGAGGCCCAGGCCCTCGAAGGCGACCTGCGCTACAACTCCGTCTCCGGCCCCCTCACCCTCATCGACGGCGCCGGCGGCAGCGTCCAGGCCGACACCGTCAGCGGCGACATGGTCATCGACCTCTCCCCCGCCGCCCGCGCCGCGGACGTCCGGGTCAACACGGTCTCCGGCGAGATCGCCGTACGGCTGCCCGAGGAGCCGGACGTCGAGGTGCACGCGAGCACGACGAGCGGCGCGGTCTCCAACGCCTTCCCGGCACTGGACGTCAGCGGCCAGTGGGGCGCGAAGTCCGTCGACGGCCGCCTGGGGGCGGGCAAGGGCTCGCTGAAGGCGACCACCGTCTCTGGCGCCCTCGCCCTGCTCCGCCGCCCGGAGGGGGTGGACGAAGAACCGGAGGACGCGCCGCCGGGCGCGGGTCCGGCCGGTCGTCCGACCGGTCCCGCCGGTCCGTCCGACAAGAAGGTGCTCTGACATGCCCCCCGTCTTCGCCCACGGCCGCCTGCGGCTCTACCTGCTCAAGCTGCTCGACGAGGCACCCCGCCACGGCTACGAGGTGATCCGCCTCCTCGAAGAGCGCTTCCAGGGCCTGTACGCCCCCTCCGCCGGCACCGTCTACCCCCGGCTCGCCAAGCTGGAGACCGAGGGCCTGGTCACGCACACCTCGGAGGGCGGCCGGAAGGTCTACGCCATCACCGAGGCCGGCCGCGCCGAACTCGCCGCCCGCCAGGCGGAGCTGGCGGAACTGGAGCTGGAGATCCGCGAGTCCGTCGCCGAACTCGCCGCCGAGATCCAGGCCGACGTCAGCGGCACGGCAAGCGACCTGCGCCGCGAGATGCGCCAGGCCGCCAAGGAGGCCCGTACGTCGGGCGGCGCGAGCGCCGGCGAGAAGGAGTCGTGGCGGCAGGCGAAGGAGGACTTCAAGCGGGCGAAGCAGGAGTTCAAGGAGCAGGCGAGGCGAGCGAAGGACGAGACGCGGCGGGCCCGGCAGGACGCGGAGCAGGCGCGCAAGCACGCGCGTGAGACGCAGGAGCGGGTGCGCACCGAGGCGGAGCGGATCGCCCGGCAGGTGCAGGAGCAGGTGCAGACGAGGGTCCGTACGGGCGACTGGCAGGGCGGCTTGATGGACGGCCTGGCGGAGCTGACGCGGGAGTTGGGCAACCTGGGCGGCTTCGGCGGCCGCGGCACGGGGGCGGGGGGCGCCGGTACGGGGCCGGAGGGCGCCGGTACGGAGGCGGGGGCGGGTACGCGGACGGACAGGGACGCTGGGACGGACGCAGGTACGGGGCCCGGCGCGGGCGGGGGCCACGGCGCCGGACCGGAGCCCGCCTCTCCGTCCGCCACGATCGCCGACGCGGCCACCGCTCCCACCCAGCCGCCCGGCGGGATGGGCCCCGCCGCGGGAACCACGGGCATGGGCGGCGTCAGGACGCCCTGGCCGTCGTACCTCAGGCCGGACCCCGCCGACACCCCGGAGTGGGCCGAGGAGGACACCCCGCAGGACGCCACCCCCGCCGAGCTGGCCCGCGAACTGGAGCGCCTGCTCGACCGGTTCCGCGACGACGTCCGCGACGCCGCCCGCGACAACGGCGTCTCGCCGGACCAGCTCCGTGAGGCCCGCCGCCACCTGTCCACGGCGGCGGCGCACCTCACGGCGCTGCTGCGCGTGGGCGGCGGCGGGAGCGGCGGAGAAGGCGGCGACGGAGGCGGCAAGGACCGCGGCGGAGGCGGCGGGAAGGACTGAACTGCGGGGCGCTGCCGACGTCTTGAAATGTACGCGGTGAGTGTGCGAAAAAGGTCTGGACCTTTGCTCGCACGATGAGAGGCGTCCCTGTGAGGCCCACCCCCACGCTCGCCGCGCTGAGCACCACCGCCGCCTGCCTCCTGGCCCTGACCGCGACCTCCTGCAGCTCGGACAGCGGCGCCGCCGCGGAACCGCCGGAGACGCCCACCGTACCGACCGGCGTGACCGTCTACACGAGCACGTCCACGTCCGTGCACGTCATGTGGAACAAGGCGGCGGAGGCGGAGAACGTCCGGCGGTACGAGGTGTATCGCAACGGCAAGAAGATCCAGAACGTACCGGCCGGGAAGCACATGATCGACATCACCGGCCTCAAGCCGTCGTCCTCGTACACCTTCTCCGTACGCGCACGGGACGCCGACGGCAAACTCTCCGGCCCCGGCCAGGCCGCCGCGGTCACGACCCCGTCGGCGGACGCCGACGACAGCAAGCCGCCCACGCGGCCGGCGAGCCTCAAGGCGCGTGCGGACGGCCCGCGTTCGGCGACGCTGACCTGGACGAGGTCGGAGGACGACAAGGAAGTCACGTCCTACGACATTTACCAGGAAGGCACCAAGATCCACAGCGTCGGCGGCACGGAGACCACCGCCGCGGTCACCACCCTCCGCCCCGACACCCACTACACCTTCACGGTCAAGGCCCGCGACGCCGCCGGCAACTCGGGCCCGGCCAGCCCGTCCGCAAGCGTCACGACGGAGGCGGAACCGGGCGGCAAGGCGGGCGCGGAGATCCCGGCGGACCTCCAGGCGACGGCCCGCAAGGACGCGGGCGCGTGGAACCTCGACCTGGTGTGGAACGCCCCGAAGGCGGGCGGGGACATCACGGAGTACGAGGTGTACGTGGACGGGAAGTTCGCCTCGAAGCTGGTCCTGGGCGAGTCGGCGCCGAAGGACACGGGGCGGATCAGCCTGCCGCTGGAGAAGAGGGGGAAGGCGACGTACGCGGTGAAGGTGCGGGCGAAGCTGCCGGACGGGAAGTGGGGCCCGTTCACGAAGGACGTGACGGTGAAGGCGGGCGGGTAGCCCTCTCATGGCCGCCCCAGGGGCTCCCGCACGCCCGCCGAAGGGTATGCGCCGGGTCTACCCGTCACACCCGCCCGAGGTATGCGCCGGGACCTTCCCTCACACCCGCCCCGGGCGTTTCCCCCGGGTCATCCCCTCACGCCCGCCCGAGGTATGCGCCGGGACCTTCCCTCACACCCGCCCCGGGCGTTCCCGCCGGGACTTTCCCTCACGCCCGCCCAAGGGTATGCGCCTGCTCTGACAGCGCGGGGGCAGTAGGGCGTTGAGCTGGTACGTCGTGTCTGTGCCGGGCGGGTACGGGGGTGCGGCGTCGGGGTGGCGGTGGTGCGTGGGGTGGGCCGGTGTACGGGGGTGTCGGTGAGGGGAGTGGCCGTGTCGTAAAGGCTCCCCCCGGGCCACCCCACTCCTGAGTGTGCGGGCCTGCGTCCGGTGTCAAGGGCGTCCCTTCCGCTTCGCTCCAGGGACGTCGCTGCGCGATGGGGCTTCGCCCCACCCCTGACACCGCACTCCGGCCCGAAAGACCGGCGGCTATGGGTGGCCCGGAGGGAGCGGGCACCCTAACACTGCACTAC from Streptomyces sp. CMB-StM0423 includes the following:
- a CDS encoding DUF6104 family protein; translated protein: MYFTDRGIEELEKRRGEEEVTFEWLAEQLRTFVDLNPEFEVPVERLATWLARLDDEDEE
- a CDS encoding DUF4097 family beta strand repeat-containing protein, which gives rise to MSVQLVADPQTLAFEEPVTALKVRIVNGAVHVVGTHDDTGRPGAARLEVSEIEGPPLRVSLENGELTVAYEDLPWRGFLKWLDRKGWRRRVVVSLAVPATARVEVGVVGADAVVSGIAGRTDVRGVSGGATLVGLSGPVRADTVSGELEAQALEGDLRYNSVSGPLTLIDGAGGSVQADTVSGDMVIDLSPAARAADVRVNTVSGEIAVRLPEEPDVEVHASTTSGAVSNAFPALDVSGQWGAKSVDGRLGAGKGSLKATTVSGALALLRRPEGVDEEPEDAPPGAGPAGRPTGPAGPSDKKVL
- a CDS encoding VMAP-C domain-containing protein encodes the protein MRVPIESSEAADYARYQLCKLAAAATVDIRAAPGSEDGSLWGSGFLVAPEWVLTCAHVFVHPDGWRRGTAPGELIGVVVGGRTVPGRVEYSMPSPDSTAARMGSDPEARDETFAEAVMQVGPDLALVRLLPVGAEGAGVGVPGGEARYGLPYPALSGAQTGAQPGVQAGVQPVARPPAGSEPVWLGDRYDDFLDQAVLLSAPGRAGAGSGDDVDAALLSAEFAGRNGQQILLGTPTPIRRGASGGPVLHLGRGEVVGVVKARYRSGTGGGTAVSLDELHALSPEHLLPGATGLGPEPYRELMRLHDAWHWYRHHGIDDERTSWTDLQRALGPARFGAWGALDRLSALWRLADLPAPRDPEVVERLVHQVLDIQGRPLGARRLRDWRDGHGLLHRHAAPERALRDMLLYLKLVTREAAADLEAGARTAVESLESWVAERAGELPPRQRQEIRAVRRAPVSVLVTFDKLPFLDPAAGSVPRYNWTVRRGYGKGEWEHVALDQSYAGGSFEEAEEHVLQALAPQLLGADAEAQTRVRLEVALPEERQAHPTYRWELPASGRATAGRPPAGTVRPVVHRDAARAGPEPEPLWRDRWRRMSRAPRQRLVRAAPPGWGRGAGDGGVPVFCHALGDGSGRAAVVGQLLDEGTAVALWRAGGHRGEECGEECAAYHAELAALLADGAGTVMRDLPGRLHEVRREALEAGRGCAADVILFYDDADDTIGAGG
- a CDS encoding PadR family transcriptional regulator, producing MPPVFAHGRLRLYLLKLLDEAPRHGYEVIRLLEERFQGLYAPSAGTVYPRLAKLETEGLVTHTSEGGRKVYAITEAGRAELAARQAELAELELEIRESVAELAAEIQADVSGTASDLRREMRQAAKEARTSGGASAGEKESWRQAKEDFKRAKQEFKEQARRAKDETRRARQDAEQARKHARETQERVRTEAERIARQVQEQVQTRVRTGDWQGGLMDGLAELTRELGNLGGFGGRGTGAGGAGTGPEGAGTEAGAGTRTDRDAGTDAGTGPGAGGGHGAGPEPASPSATIADAATAPTQPPGGMGPAAGTTGMGGVRTPWPSYLRPDPADTPEWAEEDTPQDATPAELARELERLLDRFRDDVRDAARDNGVSPDQLREARRHLSTAAAHLTALLRVGGGGSGGEGGDGGGKDRGGGGGKD
- a CDS encoding fibronectin type III domain-containing protein, whose protein sequence is MRPTPTLAALSTTAACLLALTATSCSSDSGAAAEPPETPTVPTGVTVYTSTSTSVHVMWNKAAEAENVRRYEVYRNGKKIQNVPAGKHMIDITGLKPSSSYTFSVRARDADGKLSGPGQAAAVTTPSADADDSKPPTRPASLKARADGPRSATLTWTRSEDDKEVTSYDIYQEGTKIHSVGGTETTAAVTTLRPDTHYTFTVKARDAAGNSGPASPSASVTTEAEPGGKAGAEIPADLQATARKDAGAWNLDLVWNAPKAGGDITEYEVYVDGKFASKLVLGESAPKDTGRISLPLEKRGKATYAVKVRAKLPDGKWGPFTKDVTVKAGG
- a CDS encoding CU044_2847 family protein — encoded protein: MSSNLPQRVTLPDGTEVWVRATPLDERVAAGARAGVPAPGGARRGAGLDVDPGVEEGLDADFADADDDADLEPVADWSRLTSRVAGLTPLVGGVAASVRAAAAAAAPDEVSVTFGVEISAGTGKAIALLADANTTAQLSVTLTWQPGSRPAGPSGAESPTASTAASDTAASGASGTSSTASAPV